CGGGCTCGTACGTACTTGAGCCGCAGGAGATCATCGAGGTCATGTCCCGCCACAAGCACGACAAGCCCGCGCTGAAGCTCAAGCTCCACGACTGgctccagcgccgcgctgccgccgagAAGAAGTAGAGTCGATAGCCTCCACATTTTCTCCATGCtgcgctgggcggcggtcgcggtGAGGCCCAAGCGccaagcgcgcgcgctgcacacgcTGGCCCCAAGCCTGTCCAAGCTCGTGCACGATGCAGAGGCATCGGCCAAGaaagacgcggcgctcgaccagccGGTCCAGGCCGATGCTTGGGTCGCGACCATGCGCCGCCAAAAAACACGCACGTTCCTCGAGCTGACCGATGGCAcgatgggcggcggcgcgacgctgcagGCGATGCTCGTGGGTGATGCGCCGGGCATGGCGCCGGGCATTGCCGTGCACCTCCAGGGGCGCATGAAGGCGGGGCGGGGTAAAAAGCAGAGCCAGCAAGTCGAGATGCACGTCGACGCATACGATATCCtcgccgagagcgagctCGCGACCTACCCCCTCGCGCACCTCATGCACCGTGCCGAGAGCGGCGATGCCGTGCACGCTCAGGCGGCCGACattgtgcgccgcgagtcGCATTTCAAAGCGCGTACCGCCCACTACGGTGCCTTGTCGCGGACGCGCGCACGGATGGAGCGCGCGATGGATGCGTGGTTCGCCAAGGAGGACTTTACCAAAATGTACCCCCCGATCCTCACCTCGTCCGACTgcgagggcggcggcgagatCTTTCGTGTGGTCTCGGACACGGACGTGAACCCGACCAAAGCGACGACGCCGGAAAGCCTCACGGCGTTTTGgtcgggcagcggcgcgtaccTGAGTGTCTCGGCACagctgcacctcgaggcatacgcgctcggcctctcGCGCGTCTACTGCCTGTGCCCCGCGTTCCGCGCCGAGGGCTCGGCGACCAAtcggcacctcgccgagttcTGGATGATGGAGGCGGAGCTGTGCTGGGTCCCGAAAGGGCCGCAAGGCCTCGAGATGGTCATGCAGGGCCTCGAAGAGACGACCAAAATGATGgtccgcgccgccgtcggcctcgaTGGAAACGACCGCcaggcggagcgcgccaagcacGACATGGACCTCCTCCTGAACGAGGACAGCGCAGCGGTGCTGCACAAGCAGGCCGGGCTCGATACGCAGTGGCCGCGTATCACCTATACCGACGCAGTGGccaagctgcgtgcgcacacGGCGCAGGAGCCGGGTGCGTTTGAAGAGGAGGCCGTATGGGGCAACTCGCTGCGTTCCGAGCACGAGCGGTggctcgctgccgaggccggcacGCCCCTCTTTGTCACCGACTACCCCACCGGCCTCAAGCCGTTTTACATGCGCAAGAACGAAACGCCGGTGCGCCTCACcgatgcgctggcgccggGATGCGATGGCAAAGAGGGGGTGACCGTAGCGTGCTtcgacctgctcgtgccgcagatcggcgagctggccgGCGGCAGCCTGCGCGAAGAGCGTGAAGACGTTCTGCGTGTGCGGATGCAAGAGCACGGGATGGACCCCGATGCGAGCTCCTTTGCGTGGTACACCAAGGACCTGCGGCGctacggcggcgcgccgcacggtgGCTACGGACTCGGgatggagcgcctgctgagCTGGGTGACGCATATCGACAATGTGCGTGATATTGTGGGCTTCCCCCGTGTCAAAGGGCCGCTGCGCTACTGATCGTCATCGCCGTggatcgccgaggcgagtTGGTCGGTCCACTCCTTGGCAAACTCGGCGATATTATGTCCCGACCCAATCTCCACGACGTCCGCTGGAATCATGTTGGACGAGTAGGTGGGCTGCGACTGCGACGCttgcgccggcgacgtaATCACCCGAAGCGGCACTGGGAGCATGcggtcgcgccgccccgcctcggcggcctcgtcgagctcgtcaaaGGTCCATAGCAGGGGATCCGTGCGGGGAAGGTAGGGGTTCACGTCGATCACAAAGTAGTTTTCGAGGTGGCGCGTAAAGTacacgtcgacgacgagatcgTCGAGCTTGATTTCTTCCTGGACCTTGTCGATGCACTCGTCCACGAGCTCAAGAATGCGGTCCTGCGTCTCCTTGTCCTGCAAGTGCTCGTAAAAGGTCACGTCGCGTTGGCACACGCCAATGATATCGCCAGCGCGGAGAAAGATACGGAACTcgtgcgagcgcggcatCTCGAACCACTTCTtcagcacgagctcgacgcggggCTCGGGGAGGTGCTTTGCCTggcaggccgtgcgcagctcctggagctgctcgaggtcctTCATCGCAAAGTCGGAGGACTTGAGCAAGAGATAGACATCATTAGGCGTTTGGCACCGCACTGTGTTCCCCGGCAGGATCCATGCCGAATCCAGCGGGCCGCTCCAGTTGAGCTTGGGAAAGACAGGGCCGTATTTGTCGAGGACCTCGAAAAGCTTTGCGTTGAGCGCCGGAAACTGTggctcgtcgtcttcgtcgtcgctaTCATCAGAGAGCACTTCGCGAGCTTCCGCCTGGACGTTGCGGCGTGCGGGCTTCTGCGACGGATCGCGCCAGTCGTTGGCATCCGACAGCACGACGGCGTCTTCGTCGAGCCATGCCAGGAATTCCGGCTGGATCGACTCAATGTCGAGGATTGTTGACTTGGGCGCatgcttgcgcagcttggGATACCAGCTCCCGTACTGCGTTGCGAGCAGTGCCTCGGTCGCATCCGTGAGCGGTgggccgtgctcggcgcttGGGCCGCCTTCGTCAGCCACCGGCATCGTTGTGGAGAGAATTGGCCCAATTTCCTCCACGTCTCCCGACGATGTCGCATGTGGTCGAGCCGTTGaacgcgccgtcgacctgTACGTTGAGAAGCTAACGCAGACCGCGACTCGCGCGCACGTAACACGGtgcacgagcagcagctcgctgtGGCCAACAGTGCGACGCTCTATGTCGGAAACCTCTCGTTCTATACCACCGAGGAGCAGATGTAcgagctctttgcgcgcgTCACCCACGTCGCGGGCGGAGGAGGAATCAAGCGTATCATTATGGGCCTCGACCGGAATACCAAGACGCCGTGTGGCTTTGCTTTTGTCGAGTATGTAGCGTCGCTCACCCAGATTTTATACGCACGAAGAAGCGGTCGACTGCATGCGTTTCGTCTCGGGCAccaagctcgacgagcgtgtTATCCGCTGTGACCTCGACCCTGGCTACCGGGACGGGCGGCAATACGGCCGCGGGCGGTCCGGTGGACAGGTCCGTGACGAGTACCGCCAGGAGTACGATGCCGGTCGCGGCGGATGGGGCCACAACCGCCTCCGcgaagaggaggagcgcaagcgccaggAGGCCATggccaaggagcgcgagcgccgcgagcgccgcgaggacgTCTACCGCGAgaacgagcgcgacgcggatgcgcacaccgcgccgaccggtgccgacgcgcaGTACTACGAGACGGAGCGTATGGAGCGTGCCGGTCCTTCGGACGAGCCTGCGACGGCGAagcgtgcgctggacgaggacgaggacgaggcacAGAAAGCGCCGCGGACCGACGATGCATAGACTGTGCAAGGCAATTTTTTAGACTAGCCATATCTATACAACATGGCGCACGAAGCGATGCAGTTAGTCGAGCTGGTCCAcctcggtcgaggcggGAGCGGCCTCGGACTGCTCCACCTCGTCAAAGTTGCCGGCGACGTCCGGAAcatcgtcgccgtcgtTACCGccctgcgcagcgtgctggGCGTTGATCGCCTGGTAGCTCTCAGCGAGCTTGCggagcgaggcgagcgaCTCCGGGCCGAGCTGGTTGAGGATGCCAggcacgagctcggtgagctCCTTGTCCTGGGCGCGGCCGTACACAGCGAGGGTGTTGGACTCGATCGCGCCGTGAACTGAGTTAGTCAATAAACGTACCCTTAGGCTGGGCAATGTGCAGCACGTTGCCGTCGTCCTTGAACATGTTCACCTCCTCGATGCCCGACAGGGGCTGGACAGCGAGCTTCTTGAGAGCGCCCTGCAGCTTGACATCGTCACCGCCGGCAAGAGCACCCTTGGGCTTCTTCACAACCTTGCGGCGGGGGGCACCCTTACCGCCGGTACGGCTAGCAGCCTGCAACTTAGCGAGCTTCTCCTGATCAAGGACCATGGTGGATCTCTTCTCTTCGCAAAGCCCACGCGAGCCCGCAGGGCCTTCTAGGCCCCCGCAAAAAACGTGGCTGCGGCCAACTGCATCACGTGTCCCCGTGCCGGGTGCTACCGACGGGGGCGTTGGGGGGGGATTTGGGAAAATGAAAGTGCCAGTGCAGCAACACAAACCCGTGGACGTGGCTTAGGTTTCCTTAGCTGCTACCAGCCGACTTTTTAGGATGTCGCCCTCTCCTGTCGTTAATGTGCGTAGCGCGACATGAAGTATGCTAACCGCTAGGTCGTCCGTTACTCGGCCCTGATTGGTGGTATTGGCTACGGTATCCTGCACCGCCGGACGCTCCAGAAGGAGTttgacgagcgcatcctcaAGAAGGAGCAAAAGGTTCAGGACGACCTCATTAAGAAGGCCAAGGAGGAATACGCCAAGCTCCAGGCTGCCaaggcgccggtcgcccCCAGCTCGAGTACGTCGCCTAATCCGCTCACAGTTCCAGCCGTGGTGACCAACCCCGATGACCCCAACTTTGACCTCGAGAAGGCGTTTGCGCAGTGGGAGAAGCAGTAGAGCGGTACTCTGTGCACCAACAGGACGAAATGTACTTCGATGACTATTCCACTTATCTACTTGGCCGACTCGGCGAACTTGGTCTTGATCTCCTCGACCACCTCGGGTTCGGCCACCGACGAAAGGTCGCCGATCTGGTCAGCCTCGTTGCAGACAATCTTGCGCAGGATGCGACGCACAATCTTTCCGCTGCGCGTCTTGGGCAGATCCCGGATGCAAATGATGCGCTTCGGCGTCGCAAACGGTCCGAtggcgcgacgcacctGAATCGTCAGCTCCttcagcagcgcctcttcaGACTCGTGGTGCACATAGTCAGGCTTCAGTGCGACAAAGGCCGTGATCGACTGTCCGGTCAtctcgtccggcgcgcccaCCACCGCCGTCTCGGCCACGCCAGGGTGGCCAATCAGCGCCGACTCGATCTCGGCCGTAGACATACGGTGGCCAGAGACGTTGATCACGTCGTCCACACGGCCCTTGATCCAGATGTAGCCGTCCTtgtcgcgagcggcactGTCACCCGTGAAGAAGTAGCCGGGGTATACACGCATGTAGGTGTCCAGGAAACGCTTGTGGTCGCCCATGATGGTGCGCGCCATCGACGGCCACGGCTTCTTGATGACCAGCGCGCCCTCCGCGTCGCCCTCAATCTCTTTGCCAGTATGGGGGTCGAGGATCGCGGGCTCAATGCCCCAGAAGGGGAGGGTGGCGCAGCCGGGCTTGGCCTTGATCGCGCCGGGGAGCGAGGAAATAAGGTGCGAGCCACTCTCGGTCATCCAATACGTGTCCACAATGGCGCACTGGCCACGGCCCACATTGTCGTTATACCACTGCCACGCCTCGGGGTTGATCGGCTCTCCGACCGAGCcaagcgtgcgcagcgagctcaGGTCGTAGTCCTTCACGTGTTCGACAcccatgcggcgcagcaggcgaaTCGAGGTAGGAGCGGTGTAGAACTGGGTCAGGCGGTGCTTGTCCACTACCTCCCAGTAGCGCGAGGGGTTAGGGTGCATCGGCGTCGACTCAAAGATCAGCGTCGTCGTACCGTTGACCAAAGGTCCGTAGACAATGTAGGTGTGGCCCGTGATCCAGCCAATGTCGGCCATGCATCCAAAGCGGTCGCCTTCGTGCACGTCAAAGATGTGCTTCACAGTGAGCGCAGAGCCGAGCAGATAGCCACCCGTCGTGTGCACGATACCCTTGGGCTTGCCGGTCGAGCCAGAGGTGTACAGCACAAAAAGCGGGTCCTCGCTGCTCACCGGAACGGGGGGAACATAGGTGCGCTGGCCAGCCATAAGCTCTTCGAGCCACTTGTCACGGCCCTCTGTCCAGGGGATATCGTTCGACTCGGAGCGCTTGACGACCaggacgtgctcgacgttGGGGCACTCTTTGAGCGCAGCATCGGCAATCGTCTTGGTCGCAATCATGCGGCCACCGCGGCGGCCCTCGTCCGAGGTGATCAccacgcgcgccttgctGTCCTGGACACGGTCACGCAGCGAGTCCGAGGAGAAGCCAGCAAAGACGACCGAGTGCACCGCACCAATACGCGCACAGGCCAACATGCAAATTGCCGCCTCGGGAATCATGGGCAGGTAGATAATCACGAGGTCGCCCTTGCGCACACCAAGCGATTGCAGCGTGCTAGCTGCCTGgcacacgcggcgcagcaggtctTCCCA
This sequence is a window from Malassezia japonica chromosome 5, complete sequence. Protein-coding genes within it:
- the SLM5_1 gene encoding asparagine--tRNA ligase (COG:J; EggNog:ENOG503NV9Y); translation: MLRWAAVAVRPKRQARALHTLAPSLSKLVHDAEASAKKDAALDQPVQADAWVATMRRQKTRTFLELTDGTMGGGATLQAMLVGDAPGMAPGIAVHLQGRMKAGRGKKQSQQVEMHVDAYDILAESELATYPLAHLMHRAESGDAVHAQAADIVRRESHFKARTAHYGALSRTRARMERAMDAWFAKEDFTKMYPPILTSSDCEGGGEIFRVVSDTDVNPTKATTPESLTAFWSGSGAYLSVSAQLHLEAYALGLSRVYCLCPAFRAEGSATNRHLAEFWMMEAELCWVPKGPQGLEMVMQGLEETTKMMVRAAVGLDGNDRQAERAKHDMDLLLNEDSAAVLHKQAGLDTQWPRITYTDAVAKLRAHTAQEPGAFEEEAVWGNSLRSEHERWLAAEAGTPLFVTDYPTGLKPFYMRKNETPVRLTDALAPGCDGKEGVTVACFDLLVPQIGELAGGSLREEREDVLRVRMQEHGMDPDASSFAWYTKDLRRYGGAPHGGYGLGMERLLSWVTHIDNVRDIVGFPRVKGPLRY
- a CDS encoding uncharacterized protein (EggNog:ENOG503NV5R; COG:S), which translates into the protein MPVADEGGPSAEHGPPLTDATEALLATQYGSWYPKLRKHAPKSTILDIESIQPEFLAWLDEDAVVLSDANDWRDPSQKPARRNVQAEAREVLSDDSDDEDDEPQFPALNAKLFEVLDKYGPVFPKLNWSGPLDSAWILPGNTVRCQTPNDVYLLLKSSDFAMKDLEQLQELRTACQAKHLPEPRVELVLKKWFEMPRSHEFRIFLRAGDIIGVCQRDVTFYEHLQDKETQDRILELVDECIDKVQEEIKLDDLVVDVYFTRHLENYFVIDVNPYLPRTDPLLWTFDELDEAAEAGRRDRMLPVPLRVITGRRGDWVGT
- the TIM11 gene encoding F1F0 ATP synthase subunit e, mitochondrial (TransMembrane:1 (o6-24i); EggNog:ENOG503P6R0; COG:S) produces the protein MSPSPVVNVVRYSALIGGIGYGILHRRTLQKEFDERILKKEQKVQDDLIKKAKEEYAKLQAAKAPVAPSSTVVTNPDDPNFDLEKAFAQWEKQ
- the ACS1 gene encoding acetate--CoA ligase (COG:I; EggNog:ENOG503NUTI), producing MPRGRGDEDRGLSAREAKNLSYTSEVPSFLQNLHAQVHGSRHNAARARHHDEDDEDPVMAFLGASSENQKKRPSSEAAPRGDGYDSDNDLEHAQVVVLKEGKHLSKDEYMDQRTQEDEAPPEMIDIPVRVNGSDASRPKPHFSLGQYEAEYKHSTESTDKFWAQAAKDVLSWSTPFQTVQSGGFEYGDVAWFPEGQLNASYNAVDRWAMQRPKDVAIIWEADEPGHDITITWEDLLRRVCQAASTLQSLGVRKGDLVIIYLPMIPEAAICMLACARIGAVHSVVFAGFSSDSLRDRVQDSKARVVITSDEGRRGGRMIATKTIADAALKECPNVEHVLVVKRSESNDIPWTEGRDKWLEELMAGQRTYVPPVPVSSEDPLFVLYTSGSTGKPKGIVHTTGGYLLGSALTVKHIFDVHEGDRFGCMADIGWITGHTYIVYGPLVNGTTTLIFESTPMHPNPSRYWEVVDKHRLTQFYTAPTSIRLLRRMGVEHVKDYDLSSLRTLGSVGEPINPEAWQWYNDNVGRGQCAIVDTYWMTESGSHLISSLPGAIKAKPGCATLPFWGIEPAILDPHTGKEIEGDAEGALVIKKPWPSMARTIMGDHKRFLDTYMRVYPGYFFTGDSAARDKDGYIWIKGRVDDVINVSGHRMSTAEIESALIGHPGVAETAVVGAPDEMTGQSITAFVALKPDYVHHESEEALLKELTIQVRRAIGPFATPKRIICIRDLPKTRSGKIVRRILRKIVCNEADQIGDLSSVAEPEVVEEIKTKFAESAK
- the CBC2 gene encoding nuclear cap binding complex subunit (EggNog:ENOG503P268; BUSCO:EOG09264G04; COG:A), which translates into the protein MSHVVEPLNAPSTYRDSRARNTVHEQQLAVANSATLYVGNLSFYTTEEQMYELFARVTHVAGGGGIKRIIMGLDRNTKTPCGFAFVEFYTHEEAVDCMRFVSGTKLDERVIRCDLDPGYRDGRQYGRGRSGGQVRDEYRQEYDAGRGGWGHNRLREEEERKRQEAMAKERERRERREDVYRENERDADAHTAPTGADAQYYETERMERAGPSDEPATAKRALDEDEDEAQKAPRTDDA
- the EGD1 gene encoding Nascent polypeptide-associated complex subunit beta (BUSCO:EOG092653SU; EggNog:ENOG503P2BQ; COG:K); the protein is MVLDQEKLAKLQAASRTGGKGAPRRKVVKKPKGALAGGDDVKLQGALKKLAVQPLSGIEEVNMFKDDGNVLHIAQPKVHGAIESNTLAVYGRAQDKELTELVPGILNQLGPESLASLRKLAESYQAINAQHAAQGGNDGDDVPDVAGNFDEVEQSEAAPASTEVDQLD